GACTAGAACAACTACTTTGCCAGTGCAATGGGGAGTATCACTGAAAGACGCCACGGGCAaaaaatttgattatttttttttctgtgtaagtCGTTAAACAAAAAATTGTACAGGCGCCGCTTCGTTGTATCCCCCCATAACAGTAGTCATAGTAGCGTCGCGTTTTCCACTGACGTAATTGTCGCAATTAGACTTTCATCGGACAGGTCATCTTCGGATTCTTCAAATCGTCCATACCAGTGTCGGAGTTACTTGCATCGTGATGGTGAGAAGCACCGCTGGCGAGAGCGGATGCCAAGCAGGCATGACCTTTATTTTCAGTCAGACATCCTGCTCTCGCCACAGATGCCTCCTTATAATTATTAAACGTAGCATAGGAAGTAATTCTTGTTTAGGTTAATGTACACACAACATCTGATgatcacatataaacaatgtattcagtcactgtgtcttttacagatggatccagtcacAGAAATACCCCAGATAGATGTTCCTaccctctttattcacaggattgtacagcgAAAAATCTCAGGATcacacaggagtatcaggtagatgaaAATTAGGGTCTCGCCAAATACCAAAGTGACTTTTCATTATATGATCTGTAGAGAAGCTGTGTGCATCTTATAGAACTGATATTCTTCTCTTTTATCTAAATATAATAATTGAAACgttattaaagtgtttttttattgttttgtggatTATTTAGGGTGAAGATCTGACAAATATTAAGGTAGAagatatagagggagaagaagagatgtatgtgaggggtgatcagcagtgtaaggaggaggaaatccctacagatatcggcacaggtgagtaataaacacttattacagaataGTCACATATcctccttgttcagtcactactACAATATCTTATTCTACACTCTCTTCTGTCAGTACAaactattaagaaaaaaatatctgCCCAATGGTGGAGTCaagagccatcagcccctattagacacCTGTTCTCCTCTCAAAATCATTTCCATGTGATTTACCAGCCAGGATCCAGCCTAAGTTAGTAGACACTGACTGTGGGACTAGGCTACCAGAGGTTGGTCAGAGCGATATATTGAGACTTCTTCCTTGTTTTCTTTTGCTACCTGGAGGATTTTGCATAGTGTATTTGCCTGGGAGAGGACATACTTCTAATTTAGCCCATGTCTACTCTGTTTCCAAGACCCCAGTGTATGCATGGAGATTGAGGTTGGAGAATATTAATGGCTAAAGACCAATCTCCCTGTCCTATGGTGCTGGCTGGGCAATGTGTTTACTTGGGAAATGTTACTCACCAAAGTCTTCATGTTGGGTGCAATTTGCAGGTCCTTGTGGTTGAGTCTATGCAATCTGCTTTGTACTATAGTTATGATATATTGTAAGCTAATGTTTAATCTTTTTATCAAGAGTCATATATGCAGTAAGTACATTTAGAGTTGTAATATAGTGTTAGTAGTTTGCTAATTGAAATGAAAGAACTGAAGAACATGAACTTCCTAATGgtataaaatctaaaaacaaaagtatgtttccatacatttattttatttccagcttATGGACGAAAAAGCAGGAATACCTCGCAGGGATGTCTcattttgtctccagattttaaaATAGAAGAAGACATCACACAAGATTCTCCAGAAAAAAATTCCATTAATCAAAATATACATCCAGTAATTCCCAGTGCAGATATATCATCTGTTTACTCCAACCACAGGGACTGTTCTTCTGACATCTTAGATATTGCTACACATAGTACAGATCATACAGATGATAGAATTttttcttgttctgaatgtggtaaatgttttatacGTCACTCTAtttttgttaaacatcagagaactcacacaggtcaGAAAcgatttccatgttctgagtgtgggaaatgttttacagataatTCAGGTCTTGTTACGCataagagaattcacacaggtgagaaaccattttcatgttctgagtgtgggaaatgttttaaacagaaatcGGCTCTTGTTactcatcagagaattcacacaggtgagaaaccgttttcATGTtcggagtgtgggaaatgttttacaaacaaAGCAGGTCTTAttgaacatcagaaaactcacacaggtgaaaaaccatttctatgttctgagtgtggaaaatgttttacacagaaattaggtcttgttagacatcagagaa
The nucleotide sequence above comes from Mixophyes fleayi isolate aMixFle1 chromosome 6, aMixFle1.hap1, whole genome shotgun sequence. Encoded proteins:
- the LOC142159913 gene encoding uncharacterized protein LOC142159913, encoding MYVRGDQQCKEEETPTDISTDGSSHRNTPDRCSYPLYSQDCTAKNLRITQEYQGEDLTNIKVEDIEGEEEMYVRGDQQCKEEEIPTDIGTAYGRKSRNTSQGCLILSPDFKIEEDITQDSPEKNSINQNIHPVIPSADISSVYSNHRDCSSDILDIATHSTDHTDDRIFSCSECGKCFIRHSIFVKHQRTHTGQKRFPCSECGKCFTDNSGLVTHKRIHTGEKPFSCSECGKCFKQKSALVTHQRIHTGEKPFSCSECGKCFTNKAGLIEHQKTHTGEKPFLCSECGKCFTQKLGLVRHQRTHTGEKPFPCLECGIYFTNKAVLVEHQRTHTGEKPFPCSECGKCFTHKLGLVVHERTHTGAKPFPCSECGKCFSQKSALVTHQRIHSGEKPFSCSECRKCFTHKLGLVVHERTHTGAKPFPCSECGKCFSQKSALVTHQRIHSGEKPFSCSECRKCFTYKAALVAHQSIHR